From a single Plasmodium yoelii strain 17X genome assembly, chromosome: 9 genomic region:
- a CDS encoding myosin K, putative — MYKQNSLESRDINYIYEDSWVWVNLNSIKNKNVGLYREILEYYKNKRKTYFCFFKGRVNRFVSNKEVEIYIYVDDNYETLKNNINYEIIENVKYLLPIDTNFGCKDNTELIYLNPPNVLENIYQRYNNAYMSEENRNCIYTYIGYILLSINPYTNFKIYDDNYMNKVRNENNLFSIPHPFSIANDAYNCLMKDQISQSIIISGESGSGKTESSKQVLKYLTYLSSCNKDVRKKIINKKQKKYYNNNGKTRYNNEENIEEIYDNSVNEFKNEINKNSYFNKFDHIKKTNDGNDNTLNNQMENQTHKKTIMGEKNNYTENSQYISSYEEKIQNSNPLLESFGNAKTIKNDNSSRFGKLMKLNYDENGILCSASIETYLLAKSRVVNVPCGEGNYHIFYALCQNKNIAEKFNLLPWHKYNYLKDKNKLSDNNESENENGNENDTKKNFEEGGEDTQDDSEHIKIMKNEKNKKTRNKRKKTEFSNNNTEETEKNKYEKNRTNNLENINYGIDDDYKKCPYDLNVIMKCFRTIGVLENEQNEIYKTLICILLLGNIDFIEDKNEEGEKPLKIKNMNLCEQLNILLGINQDGSGNNTRKILEILTIKKVRETQKNYTYQQAIYNRDVISKALYQLLFEYVILRVNDSLNVKQNFEEWEDDEKEEEENDQNFKKRKHQKMCLVKKKKNIIENENYNDDTEKNNNKYFIGILDIYGFENFSLEGINGFEQLCINYANEILHSFFLKQIIYNEHKIHYEENLSIGKVKYSDNSNVISLIGDNKNISIYTILEDLALLFTSNKSDEENNKNVFFEKLNKHVINSSKYKYTIKNYKDSKNSFIICHYAGNVLYDSNDFFNKNVDILTNDIEEFLSNCNSFISINLLKKKRYDKFNNDKIWNNENKEEKETNNISDNKNQEKLKRRKLSVKEIVCEHESDQKWNSGVHNEINNLYRNKVKSIFSSFKKQLEILTNKLDLTCSKFIRCIKPNEEKAAKYFNKNLVLNQLVMSGMIDILNLMKKGYPCRVLYDDIWKTYNKILQEDMKTFLTPKMFCELVLKFLQINYNEYTFGKTKIFFRFGVLSLINEILLNKNEKKKKKFIECVYKFWLARRKRRLLNFVLFGCRFKILFKKQRWKMLMNNGLQMYNNYLFKEQKKNIKKILIYYFNVYKQRIYFLELKKSTIIIQKNYRKYICRKKYINIKRTIRFIQDYYIFRKYYQKRIKASNIIRKYWLMYIIKSDYKYVINSIIKIQRAFKMYMKKKYIDYCLNGSQLKNEEKNIYSQKNNVHVYNQISDQTDRIGSFIYIHSEKKRRHSFSILENINKSSKKQHTFKRANTWDIGNDASKYGYNFPAKTTFDTKRVSIENNLQLYDNIYNKNDIIENEEKEIKERRSYTANIPFMNVGNIQNNEQSKENEDKKHIFNKKKGIKFYGKNKYRFSNLSTCNSIIDTNLKNTTSKKLEKIKFDNTGKFEINIKTHNYNNTKSVFVSSYKGIENNVSNLLKNTIYDRYIEKYKQNHTNKQKERKKKSIYIKNNYSNISNIYSIHKPKKEETIKRQYNFDVTDVLIIPEDFYVCESYIPTPNIMHENHENYLMLCKYLDKNLNSKIPVIQMNVFKCSEIEK; from the exons ATGTACAAACAGAATTCGCTAGAATCAAgagatataaattatatttacgAGGATTCATGGGTATGGGTTAATTTGAattctataaaaaataaaaatgtgggATTATATAGAGAAATATtagaatattataaaaataagaggaaaacatatttttgcttttttaaaGGAAGAGTAAATAGATTTGTTTCAAATAAAGAAgtggaaatatatatatatgtagatgataattatgaaaccttaaaaaataatataaattatgagaTAATAGAGAATGTCAAATATCTATTACCAATTGATACAAATTTTGGGTGTAAAGACAATAcagaattaatatatttaaatccTCCAAATGtattagaaaatatttatcaaagatataataatgcatatatGAGTGAAGAAAATAGAAATTgcatttatacatatataggttatatattattatcaataaatccttatacaaattttaaaatttatgatgataattatatgaacaaagtaagaaatgaaaataatttattttctattcCCCACCCCTTTTCTATTGCAAATGATGCTTATAATTGTTTAATGAAAGATCAAATAAGTCAATCTATAATTATTAGTGGAGAAAGTGGGTCTGGTAAAACTGAATCCTCAAAGCAGGTTCTAAAATATCTAACTTATTTGAGCTCTTGTAATAAAGatgtaagaaaaaaaataataaataaaaagcaaaaaaaatactataataataatggaaaaaCACGATacaataatgaagaaaatatagaaGAAATATATGACAACAGTgttaatgaatttaaaaatgagataaacaaaaatagttattttaataaatttgatcatataaaaaaaacaaatgatgGTAATGATAATACATTGAATAACCAAATGGAAAATCAAACTCACAAAAAAACTATTATgggagaaaaaaataattatacagAAAATTCACAATATATATCATCttatgaagaaaaaatacaaaatagcAATCCATTATTAGAATCATTTGGAAATGctaaaacaataaaaaatgataatagtAGTAGATTTGGAAAACTTATGAAACTAaattatgatgaaaatggAATATTATGTTCAGCATCTATTGAAACATATTTACTTGCAAAATCGCGAGTTGTTAATGTTCCATGTGGAGAAGGAAATtatcacattttttatgcattatgtcaaaataaaaatatagctgaaaaatttaatttgcTTCCTTGGCACAAGTATAACTacttaaaagataaaaacaAACTtagtgataataatgaaagtgaaaatgaaaatggaaatgaaaatgatactaAGAAAAATTTCGAAGAAGGTGGAGAAGACACTCAAGATGATTCAGaacatattaaaattatgaaaaatgaaaaaaataaaaaaacacgaaataaaaggaaaaagaCAGAGttttcaaataataatacagaagaaacggaaaaaaataaatatgaaaaaaatcgAACAAACAatttggaaaatataaattatggtATAGACGATGATTATAAGAAATGTCCATATGATCTAAATGTTATTATGAAATGTTTTAGAACTATTGGAGTTTTGGAAAATGAGCAAaatgaaatttataaaacattaatatgtattttattgttGGGAAATATCGATTTTATTGAAGACAAAAATGAAGAAGGAGAAAAaccattaaaaataaaaaatatgaatttatgTGAACAGTTGAATATACTTTTAGGAATAAATCAAGATGGGTCAGGTAATAATACTCGAAAGATCCTAGAAATTTTAACTATAAAAAAAGTTAGAGAAactcaaaaaaattatacatatcAACAAGCTATATATAATCGTGATGTTATATCAAAAGCTTTATATCAGCTTTTGTTTGAATATGTAATATTGAGAGTTAATGATTCATTAAATGTTAAACAAAATTTTGAAGAATGGGAAGATGACGAAAAAGAAGAGGAAGAAAATGatcaaaattttaaaaaaagaaaacacCAAAAAATGTgtttagtaaaaaaaaaaaaaaatattatagaaaatgagaattataatgatgatactgaaaaaaataataataaatattttataggaATATTAGACATTTATGGATTTGAAAATTTTTCCTTAGAAGGGATAAATGGATTCGAACaattatgtataaattaTGCTAACGAAATATTAcactcattttttttgaaacaaataatatataatgaacaTAAAATACATTATGAAGAAAATTTATCTATAGGAAAAGTTAAATATAGTGATAATAGTAATGTTATATCATTAATAggagataataaaaatataagtatttaTACAATACTAGAAGATTTagcattattatttacatcTAATAAATcagatgaagaaaataataaaaatgtattttttgaaaaattaaataagcATGTTATCAATTCAtctaaatataaatatacaataaaaaattataaagattcaaaaaattcttttataatttgtCATTATGCTGGTAATGTTTTATATGATTCtaatgatttttttaataaaaatgtagatATACTTACTAATGATATTGAAGAATTTTTGTCTAACTGTAACAGTTTTATTAGTATaaatttgttgaaaaaaaaacgatatgataaatttaacaatgataaaatatggaataatgaaaataaagaagaaaaagaaactaataatatttctgataataaaaatcaagaaaaattaaaaagacGAAAACTATCTGTTAAAGAAATTGTATGTGAACATGAATCAGACCAAAAATGGAATTCTGGTGTACATAATGagataaataatttatatagaaataaagtaaaatcaattttttcttcatttaaaAAACAGCTAGAAATATTAACTAATAAATTAGATTTAACATGTTCTAAATTTATTAGATGTATAAAAccaaatgaagaaaaagcagcaaaatattttaacaaaaatttaGTACTTAATCAATTAGTTATGAGTGGAATGATTGATATTctaaatttaatgaaaaaaggATATCCATGTCGTGTTTTATATGATGATATTTGGAAAacttataataaaatattacaaGAAGATATGAAAACATTTTTAACCCCTAAAATGTTTTGTGAACttgttttaaaatttttacaaataaattataacgAATATACATTTGGAAAAaccaaaatattttttcgttTTGGAGTTTTATCTCttataaatgaaatattattaaataaaaatgaaaaaaaaaaaaaaaaatttatagaaTGTGTTTACAAATTTTGGCTAGCtagaagaaaaagaagattattaaattttgtcTTATTTGGATGTcgatttaaaattttatttaaaaagcAAAGATGGAAAATGCTAATGAATAATGGTTTAcaaatgtataataattatctttttaaagaacaaaaaaaaaatattaaaaaaattcttatatattatttcaatGTCTACAAACAAAGAATCTATTTtttagaattaaaaaaatcaactattattatacaaaaaaattatagaaaatatatatgccgaaaaaaatatataaatatcaaaaGAACTATACGATTTATACaagattattatatattcagaaaatattatcaaaaaagAATCAAAgcttctaatattatacgAAAATATTggttaatgtatataattaaatcagattataaatatgtgatTAATTctattattaaaatacaACGTGCTTTTAAAATGTAtatgaaaaagaaatatatagatTATTGTTTAAATGGGTCTCAATTAAAAaacgaagaaaaaaatatttattcccaaaaaaataatgtgcATGTATATAATCAAATATCTGATCAAACAGATCGAATTGGATctttcatatatattcattcagaaaaaaaaagaagacaTTCATTTTCG ATCttggaaaatataaacaaatctTCAAAAAAACAACACACATTTAAAAGAGCAAATACTTGGGATATAGGAAATGATGCATCAAAATATGGTTACAATTTTCCAGCAAAAACAACCTTTGATACTAAAAGGGTATccatagaaaataatttacaactatatgataatatttataataaaaacgatattattgaaaatgaagaaaaagaaataaaggAAAGAAGAAGCTATACCGCCAATATTCCATTTATGAATGTTggaaatatacaaaataatgaacagagcaaagaaaatgaagataaaaaacatatttttaacaaaaaaaaaggcATCAAAttttatggaaaaaataaatatagatttAGTAATTTAAGCACATGTAACAGTATTATTGATACCAATTTAAAGAATACCACCTCAAAgaaattggaaaaaataaaatttgataATACAG gaAAATTcgaaattaatataaaaacacataattataataatacaaaaagtGTTTTTGTGTCTAGTTATAAAGGTATTGAAAATAATGTTTCTAATCTTTTAAAGAATACGATATATGATAGatatattgaaaaatataaacaaaatcaTACAAATAAGCAAAAggaaaggaaaaaaaaatctatatacataaaaaataactataGCAATATCAGTAACATATATAGTATCCATAAGCCTAAAAAAGAAGAGACCATAAAAAGGCAGTATAATTTCGACGTAACCGATGTA CTGATTATCCCAGAAGATTTTTATGTGTGTGAATCATATATTCCGACTCCAAATATAATGCATGAAAATCAT GAAAATTATTTGATGCTCTGCAAATATTTAGACAAAAACTTGAACTCAAAAATTCCAGTGATCCAGATGAATGTTTTTAAATGCTCagaaattgaaaaataa
- a CDS encoding erythrocyte membrane protein, translating into MEDCYNVINTPFEVASKKRKKGSRKIRRKSRIKLMLDDDYSSDFSVTIIGEPDHTEVFEVEKIIMARYKLDSKKKKKKSDNLDNFEFLIKWKNYDSDDNTWEPFENLSVNLKGEARRAALKLTEELKTLKIDNSINSNDQNIENEVNQIPNKLINNISYGMHINSNMTRLEQSVDSNLTPDTNSETIYNSNLYNRFNINVNKQKKNESNDDSSVCYNNIYNINKFTTDENDDISQKSDSNTYDKKRRHLKSIISVSNKLNKNKIPNFENKNNVLNSLDNNYYIRKNRKSENINICNNTNEEDDTIKRHYSLDDYYIHSNNNKNDFFDDYKNYKTKNKKILHHDRYLKNNYPSEDENYNQNSLNFSDYTYKEKYFNVPSKNNVTWEIKENNKMKDPNSLSTRKKHKRSANKIATNIVDNSSDPQKKKVYNVNSNINNNVSSNVSSNVSSNMSSNVSSNVSSNVSINSFIENNHDSGMCNSNIRKTIGTGRRSKNKQNNDINIKKNIPINNNDSNLSKCNHKNKLNNLNKTDIKNNNEKFIHENVLDNKKYKSSKCFELIRMNKDMLNKFAHEEKIPESLLKNMEHIFNKFIELDEENKQCNNSISTVNSYKNSELSTSEKYRNNIRNVEKLYINNCYSKKSDNNKTKNSYIYANNKLNKENENISKEKNESSLPHLNTDTAQNSDINSEHAGIYKNSQNICDKRINDISTYEDNTHELKQTNIGFTCEFNKEINKVNNINKLSTGINNHYNLNQIPLKIPTEIKHVHSVNSVHSVHSVHSIHSIHSVRNGNFKDDNYSTSNTNVTVANSISNINKSINTSNNNNNNNNILYMEEKYNHSNSCNENTNYINVNNNKKKNLNKNKSVSESSSFSNNLKNKYIFKNNIKKNSPNFIDKYNNILKNIHKLNNNNVDKASDGFNSLSSVNEMINKNIYDHDEKNSYINRNFSVEDYMNGNHIENSRNSRNNNDNNFPLNLNHGKCENGAYENISPENRFIRNISKLIDRNNDKCDYYIDLLENVLCLLKEKRMNIQSYNTNNSTPNIMNITPNFMNITPKFDINKQPNYPNYNNYNEDSNYIKNNCYDYSNENNPLNQKINLSKNKSGFDFEQKQIPNNFIHKKNNNLTEFYQHSQLYNNKNSYEHFSNEQSNSKKKNIRKPSQNNNCNTDISNEYINNYNPKDLKNNNNKLNYIKKTDNNTNNDISMPNIINKKYSDKKRKIEIKNISAIISKICKNNKEIIEENDEQNWKNNKKNVRKIRKKLNVDKMINTNDSNNDQNVSSQNNTLDKENSEQDEKNRYTILHSLDINIIKENYMKKYSEYVESINKLALSNIDALIKNINIINFYNRKTENNINFIKGKLQIHLIESYTNILLYFDIFNDFKNYNFIYKNCEFLNTLLDHFWENISENKNHNIDTSTNELSKNIILFSEIYKLNQKLNEFFKEQFLLLNLKPKLLYFPSPNYFMCFYVHLSSKTDYNNPYEDEEDCATTRASSHSKHTNPSKERGENLNDIRDKNKNKIPDDSCKDLIGNKHGITHTQINPYFIDGSNKKIKNDNIKYNNGNYITRQNEEDNKSEYNSIITNDSFSANCNDVITDNELDNTLDHVVISENCCSNSNKKPNNESKNIYHGNYTMEVTHHVVACDEMKQTKYKDTKFQSKYHDSQFNKFEYKTDACKNDNFKAHKGYLKHNLNNNNNRKSIFNSYILCGNDSNKNKLPLNEDVKRDDCKIIEESNDSLKAEDFMQNSRIHENNSNANKPNCIPNSQIKFCINTDHGNNKSNIINNEKIDSEKSVIFKDSQNNLNDNILHLTNSGKGISYHDISFMSANEQSDQDENNNDDNDTENAVSPFDGTKMKLYDSVQTSNDFQNSQKEEEIYLCKGKNESIYENDNTNNVKNEYESVENMDNINANFNKSDFTDSNNNNMDKPSNVKPNNSNKNIRINLNIQSLYDAYVNLNDSSKNNNNYYDGYLPRSSAYNKYTDDKKNVNNNILKEDIKNVLYN; encoded by the coding sequence ATGGAAGATTGCTATAATGTTATTAATACGCCATTTGAAGTGGCTtcaaaaaaacgaaaaaaaggCTCAAGAAAAATACGAAGAAAAAGTAGAATAAAACTAATGCTTGATGATGATTATAGTTCAGATTTTAGTGTTACAATAATTGGTGAACCAGATCATACCGAAGTTTTTGAGgttgaaaaaattattatggcAAGATATAAATTAgattcgaaaaaaaaaaaaaaaaaaagtgataatttagataattttgaatttttaataaaatggaaaaattatgataGTGATGATAATACATGGGAGCCTTTTGAAAATTTAAGTGTAAATTTAAAAGGAGAAGCAAGAAGAGCTGCTTTAAAATTAACTGAAGAAttaaaaacattaaaaatagataattcaataaatagtaatgatcaaaatatagaaaatgagGTCAATCAAATACctaacaaattaataaataatatatcatatgGTATGCATATTAATAGTAACATGACTAGATTAGAACAATCTGTTGATTCTAATTTAACTCCTGATACTAATTCAGAAACAATATATAACagtaatttatataatcgatttaatataaatgttaataaacaaaaaaaaaatgaaagcaATGATGATAGTAGTGtatgttataataatatttataacataaataaattcacaacagatgaaaatgatgatatatcACAAAAAAGTGATAGTAATACTTATGATAAAAAACGAAGACATTTAAAAAGCATAATCTCTGTATCtaacaaattaaataaaaacaaaattccaaactttgaaaataaaaataatgtattaaattctttagataataattattatattagaaaaaatcgaaaatcagaaaatataaacatttgtAATAACACTAATGAAGAAGATGATACAATCAAGCGTCATTATTCGCTAGatgattattatatacatagtaataataataaaaatgatttttttgatgattataaaaattataaaacgaaaaataaaaagatcTTACACCATGATcgttatttgaaaaataactATCCAAGTGaagatgaaaattataatcaaaattctttaaatttttcCGATTATActtataaagaaaaatatttcaatGTTCcctcaaaaaataatgttacttgggaaataaaagaaaataataaaatgaaagatCCCAACTCACTATCTACTAGAAAGAAGCATAAAAGGAGTGCCAATAAAATTGCTACTAATATTGTGGACAATTCTAGTGAccctcaaaaaaaaaaagtatataatgtaaatagtaatataaataataatgtgaGTAGCAATGTGAGTAGCAATGTGAGCAGTAATATGAGCAGCAATGTTAGTAGCAATGTTAGTAGCAATGTTAGTATTAATAGTTTCATCGAAAATAATCATGATTCCGGTATGTGCAATAGCAATATTCGAAAAACAATCGGTACTGGACGTCgaagtaaaaataaacaaaataatgatataaacattaagaaaaatattccaataaataataatgattcaAATTTATCTAAATGTAATCATAAAAACAAGttaaacaatttaaataaaacagatataaaaaataataacgaaAAATTTATCCATGAAAATGTATTAGACAATAAAAAGTACAAATCTTCAAAATGTTTTGAATTGATTCGCATGAATAAAGATATGCTTAATAAGTTTGCTCATGAAGAAAAAATACCTGaatcattattaaaaaacatggaacatatttttaataaatttattgaattagatgaagaaaataaacaatgtAATAATTCTATTTCAACCGTAAATTCCTATAAAAATTCAGAATTATCTACTTCTGAAAAATATAGGAATAATATTAGAAATGTtgaaaaattgtatattaataattgttattctaaaaaaagtgataataataaaacaaaaaattcatatatttatgctaataataaattaaataaagaaaacgaaaatatttcaaaggaaaaaaatgaatcatCATTACCCCATTTAAACACAGACACAGCTCAAAATAGTGACATTAATAGTGAGCATGCaggaatttataaaaatagccAAAATATTTGTGATAAAAGAATTAATGATATTTCAACATATGAAGATAATACACATGAATTGAAACAAACTAATATTGGATTTACTTGTGAatttaataaagaaataaacaaggtaaataatattaacaaacTTTCAACTGGTATAAATAATCATTATAATCTTAATCAGATACCTCTCAAAATACCAACTGAGATAAAACATGTTCATAGTGTAAATAGTGTACACAGCGTACATAGTGTACACAGTATACATAGTATACATAGTGTGAGAAATGGAAATTTTAAAGACGATAATTATAGCACATCTAACACAAATGTAACAGTTGCTAATTCAATTAGTAATATCAATAAATCGATCAATActagcaataataataataataataataatatattatatatggaAGAAAAATACAATCATAGCAATTCATGCAATGAGAATAcgaattatataaatgtaaacaataataagaaaaaaaatttaaataaaaataaatcagtTTCCGAATCATCAtctttttcaaataatttaaaaaacaaatatatatttaaaaataatataaaaaaaaattcaccAAATTTTATTgacaaatataataatatattaaaaaatatccataagttaaataacaataatgtAGATAAAGCAAGTGATGGttttaattcattatcaTCTGTCAATGAAatgattaataaaaatatatatgaccatgatgaaaaaaattccTATATAAATAGAAATTTTAGTGTTGAAGATTATATGAATGGAAATCATATTGAAAATAGTAGAAATAGtagaaataataatgataacaaCTTTCctttaaatttaaatcatgGTAAATGTGAAAATGGTgcatatgaaaatataagcCCAGAAAATCGTTTCATACGAAATATTAGCAAATTAATAGATagaaataatgataaatgtGATTATTATATTGATCTTTTAGAAAATGTTTTGTGTCTTTTAAAGGAAAAACGAATGAATATCCAATCGTATAATACTAATAACAGTACTCCAAATATTATGAACATTACTCCAAATTTTATGAACATCACTCCAAAATTCGATATAAATAAGCAACCTAACTATCCCAATTATAATAACTATAATGAAGATagtaattatattaaaaataattgttaTGATTATTCTAATGAAAATAATCCTTtgaatcaaaaaataaatctaaGCAAAAATAAATCAGGGTTTGATTTCGAACAAAAACAAATTCCTAATAATTTTatccataaaaaaaataataatttaaccGAATTCTACCAACATTcacaattatataataataaaaatagttatgAACATTTTAGTAATGAACAAAgtaatagtaaaaaaaaaaatatacgaAAACCATCACAGAATAATAATTGCAATACTGATATTAgcaatgaatatataaacaacTACAATCCAAAAGAtctcaaaaataataataataaactaaattacataaaaaaaactgACAATAACacaaataatgatatatctatgcctaatattataaacaaaaaatatagtgataaaaaacgaaaaatagaaataaaaaatatatctgcaattatttcaaaaatttgcaaaaataataaagaaattatagaagaaaatgatgaacaaaattggaaaaataataaaaaaaatgttagaaaaataagaaaaaaattaaatgtagataaaatgataaatacaAATGATTCAAATAATGACCAAAATGTTAGTTCCCAAAATAATACTTTGGATAAAGAAAATTCTGAACAAGacgaaaaaaatagatatacAATTTTGCATTCAttagatataaatattattaaagaaaattatatgaaaaaatattctgAATATGTTGAATCTATTAATAAGCTTGCTTTAAGTAATATAGATGcacttataaaaaatataaatataataaatttttataatagaaaaacggaaaataatattaattttattaaaggAAAATTACAAATCCATCTAATAGAAtcatatacaaatatattattatattttgatatatttaatgattttaaaaattataattttatttataaaaattgtgaatTTCTTAATACTTTATTAGATCATTTTTGGGAAAATATatcagaaaataaaaatcataaTATTGATACTTCAACAAATGAactatcaaaaaatataatcttATTCagtgaaatatataaattaaatcaaaaactaaatgaattttttaaagaGCAATTTTTACTCTTAAATTTGAAACCAAAACTTTTATATTTCCCATCACCGAATTATTTTATGTGTTTCTATGTTCACCTTAGCTCTAAAACCGATTATAATAATCCGTATGAAGATGAAGAAGATTGTGCTACTACTCGGGCCAGTAGTCATAGCAAACACACCAATCCAAGCAAAGAACGTGGCGAAAATTTGAATGATATCcgtgataaaaataaaaataagatcCCTGATGATTCTTGTAAAGATCTTATTGGAAACAAACACGGTATTACTCATACTCAAATTAATCCCTATTTTATAGATGGCtccaataaaaaaattaaaaatgataatataaaatataacaatggTAATTATATTACCAGacaaaatgaagaagatAACAAATCTGAATATAATTCGATTATTACAAATGATTCATTTTCTGCTAATTGCAATGATGTGATTACAGACAATGAACTTGATAATACTTTAGATCATGTTGTTATATCCGAAAATTGTTGTAgcaatagtaataaaaaaccTAACAAcgaatcaaaaaatatatatcatggTAATTATACGATGGAAGTAACACATCATGTCGTAGCATGTGACGAAATGAAACAGACAAAATATAAGGATACAAAGTTTCAATCCAAATATCACGATTCACAATTTAACAAATTCGAATACAAAACTGATGCATGCAAAAATGATAACTTTAAAGCCCACAAAGGCTATTTAAAAcacaatttaaataataataataatagaaaatCGATTTTTAATAGTTACATTTTATGTGGTAATGATTCTAATAAAAACAAGTTACCATTAAATGAAGACGTGAAAAGAGATGATTGCAAAATAATAGAAGAAAGTAATGATTCACTAAAAGCTGAAGATTTTATGCAAAATAGCAGAATTcatgaaaataattcaaatgcAAATAAACCAAATTGCATCCCAAATTCTCAGATAAAATTTTGCATAAATACAGATCATGGAAATAACaaatctaatattattaataatgaaaaaatagatTCTGAAAAATCTGTCATTTTCAAAGACAGTCAAAACAACTTAAATGACAACATATTGCATTTAACTAATTCTGGAAAAGGCATTTCATATCATGATATATCTTTCATGAGTGCTAATGAACAAAGTGATCaggatgaaaataataatgacgaTAATGATACAGAAAATGCGGTAAGCCCTTTTGACGGAACAAAAATGAAACTATACGATAGTGTCCAGACATCCAATGATTTTCAAAATTCCCAAAAAGAAGAGGAAATTTATTTATGCAAGGGAAAAAATGAGTCGatatatgaaaatgataatacaaataatgtaaaaaatgaatatgagAGTGTTGAAAATATGGATAATATTAATGccaattttaataaaagcGATTTTActgatagtaataataataatatggatAAACCTTCTAATGTTAAACCAAACAattctaataaaaatattcgtATTAATCTTAATATTCAATCTTTATACGATGCGTATGTTAACCTAAATGATAGCtccaaaaataataacaattattATGATGGTTATCTCCCACGTTCTAGTgcttataataaatatacagatgataaaaaaaatgtaaacaaTAACATATTGAAGGaggatataaaaaatgttctTTATAATTAG